One Helianthus annuus cultivar XRQ/B chromosome 12, HanXRQr2.0-SUNRISE, whole genome shotgun sequence genomic region harbors:
- the LOC110924224 gene encoding protein VAC14 homolog: MADALSAIPAAVLRNLSDKLYEKRKNAALEVEGIVKNLTAAGDHDKITAVINLLTHEYTYSPQANHRKGGLIGLAAATVGLSSEAAQHLEQILPPVINSFSDQDSRVRYYACEALYNIAKVVRGEFIFHFNKIFDALCKLSADSDPNVQSAAHLLDRLVKDIVTESDQFSIEEFIPLLRERMNVLNPYVRQFLVGWITVLDSVPDIDMLGFLPDFLDGLFNMLSDSSLEIRQQADSALSEFLQEIKNSPSVDYGRMAEILVQRAAAPDEFTRWTAITWINEFVKLGGDQLVPYYADILGAILPCIADREEKIRVVARETNEELRANQADPAEGFDVGAILSIARRQLSSEHEATRIESLHWISTLLNRHRSEVLTFLNDIFDTLLKSLSDPSDQVVLLVLEVHAAIAKDQYNFGQLLVFLVHKFQTDHTLLERRGALIIRRLCVLLNSERVYRELSKILEGEADLDFASTMVQALNLILLTSSELSDLRNLLKLSLVNAAGKDFFLSLYPSWSHSSMAIISLCLLAQAYQHASAVIQSLTEEDINVRFLVQLDKLIHLLETPTFAYLRLQLLEPGRYILLLKALYGLLMLLPQQSAAFKILRTRLKTVPSYSFNKEQPNHISEDGSMNEENGIDFEYWLKRFQHTQQQHHLHSKSQALSGNIPISAKEAQKAEEARGVPEINRPPSRSSRKGPGQLHL; encoded by the exons ATGGCCGATGCTTTATCTGCCATTCCGGCAGCGGTGTTGCGGAATTTATCGGATAAGTTGTATGAGAAGAGGAAGAATGCTGCGCTTGAG GTTGAAGGAATTGTGAAGAATTTGACCGCCGCCGGAGATCATGATAAGATTACTGCTGTGATTAATTTGTTGACTCATGAGTATACGTACTCGCCTCAGGCGAATCACCGCAAG GGAGGGTTGATTGGCTTGGCTGCGGCTACTGTTGGATTGAGTTCTGAAGCTGCTCAACATCTCGAG CAAATTCTACCACCAGTGATAAACTCTTTTTCTGATCAAGATAGCAGAGTTCGTTACTATGCCTGTGAAGCTTTATACAATATTGCTAAG GTTGTTAGAGGCGAGTTCATTTTTCACTTTAACAAGATATTTGATGCGTTGTGTAAGCTTTCAGCCGACTCAGATCCCAATGTACAAAGTGCTGCCCATCTTTTAGACAGACTTGTGAAG GACATTGTTACGGAGAGTGATCAGTTCAGCATCGAGGAATTTATACCGTTGTTGAGAGAGCGGATGAATGTTTTGAACCCTTACGTCCGCCAGTTTTTGGTGGGATGGATTACGGTATTGGACAGTGTTCCAGACATAGATATGCTGGGCTTTCTTCCAGATTTTCTTGATG GTTTGTTTAACATGTTAAGTGATTCCAGCCTTGAAATCAGGCAGCAAGCTGATTCAGCACTTTCAGAGTTCCTTCAAGAGATAAAGAACTCTCCG TCTGTAGACTATGGTCGCATGGCTGAAATACTTGTACAGAGAGCAGCTGCTCCTGATGAATTTACTCGTTGGACAGCAATAACATGG ATAAATGAGTTTGTAAAACTTGGTGGAGACCAGCTTGTACCTTATTATGCTGATATATTGGGAGCTATCTTACCCTGCATAGCTGACAGAGAAGAGAAAATACGAGTT GTAGCGCGTGAAACAAACGAAGAGCTTCGTGCAAATCAGGCAGATCCTGCTGAAGGATTTGATGTTGGAGCAATTCTCTCCATTGCAAGGAG GCAGTTATCAAGTGAGCACGAGGCTACTCGAATCGAATCATTGCACTGGATTTCAACCCTTTTAAATAGACATCGTTCAGAG GTCCTCACTTTTCTGAATGATATTTTTGACACACTTCTGAAGTCACTATCAGATCCCTCTGATCAG GTAGTGCTCCTGGTGCTTGAGGTGCATGCCGCCATAGCAAAAGACCAGTATAACTTCGGACAGCTTCTCGTTTTCTTAGTTCATAAGTTCCAGACGGATCACACTCTCCTGGAAAG GCGTGGTGCTTTAATTATTCGTCGCCTTTGTGTGCTTTTAAATTCTGAAAGAGTTTATCGGGAGCTCTCTAAGATTCTTGAGGGGGAAGCAGACCTGGATTTTGCATCCACTATGGTTCAG GCATTAAATTTGATTCTGCTTACGTCTTCTGAGCTATCTGACCTACGGAATCTTTTAAAACTGTCTCTTGTTAATGCTGCTGGGAAAGACTTCTTTCTTTCACTATATCCTTCATGGAGCCATTCATCAATGGCTATAATAAGTCTCTGCTTATTAGCACAG GCTTACCAACATGCAAGTGCAGTCATTCAATCTCTAACCGAGGAAGATATCAATGTCAGATTTTTAGTCCAGCTGGACAAACTGATTCACCTCTTGGAGACTCCGACTTTTGCTTATCTTAGGTTACAG CTTCTTGAACCTGGAAGATACATACTGTTGTtaaaagctctttatggtcttcttATGCTACTTCCTCAG CAAAGTGCTGCGTTTAAGATTTTAAGGACTCGTTTAAAGACAGTACCTTCTTATTCCTTCAACAAGGAGCAACCGAATCATATCTCAGAAGATGGTAGCATGAATGAGGAGAATGGAATAGATTTTGAATATTGGCTAAAACGGTTTCAACACACGCAACAGCAGCATCACTTACATTCAAAATCACAAGCACTGTCTGGCAACATTCCCATTTCCGCAAAG GAGGCCCAAAAGGCCGAAGAAGCGAGGGGTGTGCCAGAGATTAACAGGCCTCCTTCAAGATCATCTCGAAAGGGTCCAGGACAACTACATCTATGA